The proteins below are encoded in one region of Helianthus annuus cultivar XRQ/B chromosome 2, HanXRQr2.0-SUNRISE, whole genome shotgun sequence:
- the LOC110892845 gene encoding putative clathrin assembly protein At1g25240, producing MKLWKRASGVRKDRTSLLRANLTSRSMLRNPSIETAVIKATSHDESIVDYHATQHVFTWVRISDECLYRVLWILFRRMKRTHNWAVVLKGLMLLHGVFTCKVPGIQQIGQLPSDLLNLKENLKEKRGNVNAFIHGYYAFLDQKSAFISLHSQEQIKRTLGDETNEEQKRMLMIQDLIWLQRLQGLLDSLLRIQPKSSQTVNVLVLEAMDCIMIEIYDIYSRISIGIGTLLMKIYPVGKNEAVIALPIVQKAKAQGEEVSMFFEFCRDIGVGNTSECPKMALIPEEVIQELKDIISGELKLPKEEVKSVIVVTNNSISSLKSVITDYEEQKKSNPALISRPVKNNTRLHDPFPDLISL from the coding sequence atgaAACTATGGAAGAGAGCTTCCGGCGTCCGAAAAGACCGAACAAGTCTTCTCAGAGCGAATTTGACTTCTCGGTCTATGCTTCGCAACCCGAGTATAGAAACCGCAGTCATCAAGGCTACCTCCCATGATGAATCGATCGTCGATTATCACGCCACTCAACATGTTTTCACATGGGTGAGGATTTCTGACGAATGTTTGTATCGTGTGTTGTGGATCCTGTTTCGTAGGATGAAGAGGACCCACAACTGGGCAGTGGTGTTGAAGGGACTCATGCTCTTGCATGGAGTTTTTACTTGTAAGGTTCCCGGGATTCAACAGATCGGACAATTACCGTCTGATCTGTTGAATCTTAAGGAGAATCTTAAAGAAAAGCGTGGAAATGTAAACGCGTTTATCCATGGTTATTATGCTTTTCTGGATCAGAAATCGGCCTTCATATCACTCCATTCACAAGAACAGATTAAACGTACATTGGGAGACGAAACAAACGAAGAGCAAAAACGAATGTTGATGATACAAGATTTGATTTGGTTACAAAGACTCCAAGGCTTGCTTGATTCATTGCTCAGGATCCAACCGAAATCGAGTCAAACGGTCAATGTTCTTGTTCTTGAAGCCATGGACTGCATCATGATTGAGATTTACGATATCTATAGCCGAATTAGCATAGGGATTGGAACCCTTCTCATGAAGATTTACCCCGTGGGAAAAAACGAGGCTGTAATTGCCTTACCGATTGTGCAGAAAGCAAAAGCTCAAGGCGAAGAAGTCTCGATGTTTTTCGAGTTCTGCAGGGATATCGGGGTCGGTAACACCTCCGAATGCCCCAAAATGGCGCTAATTCCAGAAGAGGTTATTCAAGAGCTCAAAGACATAATTAGTGGAGAATTAAAGCTTCCAAAAGAAGAGGTGAAATCAGTTATAGTTGTAACAAACAATTCAATATCAAGTTTGAAAAGCGTAATTACCGATTATGAAGAGCAGAAGAAATCAAATCCCGCTCTGATTTCTCGTCCTGTGAAGAACAACACCAGACTCCATGATCCTTTCCCAGATCTGATTAGCCTTTAA